ATCACCGTTGTCGATGACAAATTGTCGGTACGTGTCGGTCAGCTCTACGGTGAACAGGAAAGATTCAAGCATCTCTGATTGAGCTTATAGAACTATCCCCATAGTCAATCTGATATAAGACAAGTCAATTTCATCGAATCTGAAGGCATAATCCATATAATATTGCTTGTAGTGGATCCCTGCACCCAATGTCGGTGTTCTTCCTGAAAATCCGGCACGAAAAGAAACCGTATTCCAGAATTCCGCCTCTATTCCCCCATGATAGGAAGTCCCGTACCTTTTTTCCAGGGCTAATGCTATAGTCCAGTTCCCCACCAGATCTCCGCTCTTATCCTGATATGCAATGCCGTAATACTGGGAAAGCCTGAATGGCTCTCTGTAATTTCGCATTGAATTGATCCATACTATCTCGCCTGGAAGAAAATCTCTGAGTGAAATCCCCAGTATCAGATTTCGGCACACTTCTTTCTTTTTAAGATCATAGTCCAGTCCGATCCTGCCAAGCAATCCGGCATCCAGATTAGCACCCATTCCAAGCCGTTTTACATTCTCAGGATTCATGCTCTGGAAAAATCCTTTGAAGTTAATACCTGCCGCTATTTCGAGAGGCAAAGGAACCCCGGTTCCCGGTGTTCGCGGAAGATAAAACGAGAACAGTTTTCCCAGCGACAAAACGACATAGTGCTGGTTGTTGCGGAAAAATCCCTGTGGTTGACCATCAGAACGCGCTCCAGGATCCATAATGCGTTCCTGATATGTGCCTTCAAGAGTATCGTAAAAAGGAATCTCACCGCTGAAAAATGGCATGTAAATAAGCGAGGCTCCGATATTACCCTGAACAGGAATGTGCCCGGAAAAACAGGCCTGCCTTGAAAGCCCATGATAAAGATCTGCGACCTCTGCGGAAAACTCATACCTCTGCTGAAGTGAAGAGGCCGCAGGATTCCAAAGGGATGCTGTCGCTCTCAATGGGAGAACCACACCCGCATCGCCCATAGAGGCAATATCACTTCCCGCCGGAAGATAAGTCATCTCTGCGGTATAGCGGATCTGCTCCTGAGCAGAGGCAAAAAAACAGCAGATGAGTATTGCAATAATGAGCAATCTAGTGCAATGGGCCATTACTCTCCCATCAAAGTGATCCAGACAGATCTGCTCCTGGGTCCATCAAACTCACAGAAGTATATTGATTGCCAGGTCCCAAGCAGCAAATCGTTACCTTTTATTGCAACCTGAACACTGAATCCTACCAGCGCGGCTTTTATATGGCTGTCAGAATTTCCCTCACTATGACGGAAACCCGAATCTCTGGGTATAAGCTGGGAGAGCTTGCTGAAGAAATCGATCCCCACATCAGGATCTGCATTCTCATTGATCGTGACCGCAGCAGTTGTATGTAAACTGTTTACCGTGCAGATACCATTGCTAATCCCCGATGATGAGACTACCCTGCGGATTTCTTCTGTAATATCAATCCATTCCGAGCGCTGCCCGGTCCTGAGCGGAATCTGAATCTGCTTAACAGTCATAGAGGAATTTTACACTAAAGGAAGAATATCGTCAATCAACGATAACATCTGAGGGCAGAATATAGCTGAAAGGATTTACATTCCTCCCGGCCATTCTGACTTCATAATGAAGATGGGGTCCGGTGCTTCTGCCGCTGTTGCCCATATACCCGATCAGTTCTCCCCTCCTGACCATCTTTCCCTGGCTGGTAACGAACTGATGAAGGTGAGCGTAAACTGTTTCACTGTTACTCCCCGGATGTTCAATAATAATCACCCTGCCGAAGTATTCTTTGACACCCGCGAATTTTACAACACCGTTGGCAGTAGCATATACCGGCGTCCATATCTTATTTGCTATGTCAATGCCATCATGGAAGAGATTATGCTTTGAGATTGGATGAAAGCGATAACCGAATGAAGAAGTGATTCGTCCGTGAGTAGGCCAGATTGAGGGAAGTTGTGACCAGCGGGTACGCTGCAATGAAACCAGGTTCGAAGTCTGACTCAATGTAGAATCCTGAAGTTCAGCCTTTCTCAGCAAGACGATGATGCTCTCCTTAACCGCTTCAGCCCGCATCAGCACCGGGTCCAGCATGGTTGCTATCAGCATCTCCTCTCTGCTTGGCCTTCCACCGACTCCAGCCTGACGAACATCATCACTGATTCGATTTAACCCATACTGCAGCCGTATCTTATCCTCAAAAGAAACCAGCACATCCAGACGATCAGATTCCTTCAGGATATATCTGTCCAGCGTCTTTACATTCTGAAGCAGTCTGTTGTTTTCACGCCTGGCTTCATTTACTCCAAACTTTGCAATTGCGTATGATGTGGAAAACCAGACAAGACGAAACAGCCCGAATAATCCAGCCAAAGATAATATTGTAAAAACAAGTAGAGCATTTATACCCAGATATGTTTGACGCACCCTGGATAAAGATTTGGGGGTTATTAAAACAAAATGCCACCCCTTCTTTTTCATCAGTTCCGGATTCTCCCTTCTCTAATAAATTGTAGATTCCGGACTTAAAACATTTCAATTTAATTTACGCGCTATAGCTGTAACAAAAAATTAGTAAAAGATGCCCCTTCCCTGACAAAAAAACTGTACCTGAATTTTATCCAGGTACAGAGTTTCTCATGAAATACCCCAAAAAATTCTATACTCAGCTTACAACCGGTATGATCAGACGAAAATCAGAACCTTTGCCGCTGCTACTCTCGAATTCTATGTAACCGCCATGAGATTTGATACAATCCCGCACACTCGCCAGACCCAGCCCTAATCCTTTCCCCACCGCCTTGGTGGTGAAAAAAGGTTGAAACAGATGATCCTGGGTTTCTTTGTCCATGCCTATACCGGTGTCGGAGATAGAGAGAATAATGAATTTCCCGGGGTGAACTTTGGCCTGTTTGGCTTCCTCTTTGTTCAGAATAATATTTCTGGTGGCAAATTTCAGGTCCCCGGTTCCGAAAGGCATAGCATCGCAGGCATTAGTCACAACATTCAGTATCGCATTCTGCAGGTGATTGGGATTGCCATTTATGATAAAATCAGTTGCGCTAAAATCAGTCGTTACAATTATGCTGCCCTCAATAGTGGGTTTGACCAATTCGAGTACATTTTCGACAACCTGGTTAAGTGAAAGCTTTATCATTGTATGGTCATCTTTACGGCTGAATTCCATCAGCCTGTTTGATAACTCGGCAGCATGTTTTGACGCAGAGATAATGGTGTCTATGTAAGCCATCTCTTCTTTTGAAGAGATGAAGTCCTGCCGCATGATTTCAGCACACCCCAGAATACTGCCCAATTTGTTATTAAGGTCGTGAGCAACTTTGCCCGAAAGCCGCCCAATTGCATCCATTTTCTGAGTCTCAAAGAGCCGCCGCTGCAACTCCATTCTCTCTTTTTCTGCTTTCTTGTACTTTGTAATATCAAAGATGATTCCCTGGCTGCCTAAAAATGCATTGGAGTGGTTTTTACCATCGATCATCTTTCGATCATAGGCACCCTCTACTGCAATAATCCCGGTCACATCTCCTACCAGAATCTTTATTCCATGGCGTCCTTTAGTGACAAGACGGACCTCGAGATTTTTTGTTCTCCGCTCTCCAGTCCTCCGCTCATCGAAGAGCTTGGGAGCCTTTTCAACACCAGTTTTTTTTCCGGCAAATTTAGGCAAAACTACCGCACGCGCTACCCTATCATACTCTTCCCGGGACATGATGGTCGAGAAATGCTTCCCAATCAGTTCTTCCGGTTTATAATGCAGTATTTCATCTACTGCTTTGTTTATGAAAACAAAATGACCATTTACATCGAGTATATAAATAATTGCAGCGGTTATTTCCGTTATCCTGCCAAGCCGTTCGCTAAGGTATTGGTTTTCATAACGAAGTCTTTCGACCTCTTCTTTAAGTGCAGCGCTGTTTCTCCCTTTGCTCAACATCAATAAATCTCCTCACCGCTTGTCAGGCTTAAAAACACTTTCAGAACAGGAATAATTATACCATTGCATATTCTTTTGTTCAATGTCTCTGCAGATTCGGGAAATAATTACAGATAAGTCTGACTGAGGATTTCTGACCAACAGGGTAAAGAGTTACTGTATCAGGCTGTTTCCTACAAACAAAAAAAAAGTGGAAAATCTGAAGAGAAAAGGAGGAGGCAGAATCCAATCCTGAAGCCTCCCCCGGATAATTCTAAGAGATTATACGCCCTCTTTTATGCTCTCAGGTGATTCAGGGTGCTCCCTTTCCGGAATGAGATACCAGCCAACCAGATATGTGACTACCCCAGGCCAGACAGCAGTCAGAATCGTGGCAAACACAAAAGCAAGGCGGACAATTGTAACATCCCAGTTGTAGCTGTCTGCAAGACCGGCACAAATCCCGGCAATTTTCCTGCCTTCTTTAAGTCTATAAAGCTTTTTCATTATACCTCCTCCTTTACTTGAAAAGCGTAAACCATAATTGATAACAGTCGAGTGATTAACTATACAGATCCTTCCGCCGATGCTGCCAGAGCGGAAGACGATTTCTGGTCACTTCCAGTAATTCTGGATTAATATCAGCAATTAATAATTCCTCTCCTGATCCACCTTCCACCAAAATATCCCCCCATGGTGATACTACCATTGAATGGCCATAGGCATTGTATGAAGAGTTGATGTTTTGCCCCTGCGAAATAGCTGCCAGAAAAACCTGATTCTCTACAGCCCTGCTGCGCATGGTTATATGCCAGTGAGCAGGCCCGGTAATATTGTTAAAAGCCGCAGGCACCAGGAGCATTTCCGCCCCCTTCATGGCAGAAAGCCTGGCCATCTCCGGAAAACGGATATCATAGCAAATCAGAATCCCAATGCACCCCAGGCTCGTATTGGCAACTTCCACTCTGTCTCCAGGAGTAAACACTTCAGATTCCCGGACTTTCAGCCCTCTGAAATCCACATCGAATAGGTGGCATTTACTGTAAGATAAGATTTCCTCCCCGGAAGGATCTATCAGAAATGATCTGTTATAGATATACTCTCCCTCTCTGCAGGCAATCGATCCTGTACAGAGGAAAATTTCCGCTCTTGACGAAGCATCTCTGAGTTGGTCCAGTGTCCCTTCCCATTCATCAGCAGCCTCCCTGAGAGAATGCACTTCAAAGGGGTAATAAAACATCTCAGGCAAAACAGCAAGAGAAGCCCCCCTCAAAGCAGCTTCTTTTATCATCGATGAAGCGCGGATAATGTTCTCTGATCGATCATACCCGGGGGTCAACTGACAAATCGCTAATTTAAACTGTTTCACAATGCCTGTTCCATTGACACCAGTGTACTCTTATCTGGTAAAAGATAAATATAAGAATAGAAAACCAGTTCTCCTAATTTTCCTTGGGGATCAGGGACTTTATTATTTATCTTAATTTTCAGTTCTGTACCATCTCCGGAAACTTTAAATACAAAAATCCCCAAAAGGAGTGTATATGGTAGTTGCTACGGTATTTGTACAGGTAAAACCCGAGCACATAAAAGATTTTATCGAAGAGACTATGAAAAATCACCAGGAATCCATTAAAGAACCTGGAAATATGCGCTTTGATGTACTCCAGAGTTCTGATGATCCTGCATCATTTCTTCTTTACGAAGCATACGATTCAGAGGACTCCGCTGCAGCGCATAAAAAAACCGCACACTATCTGGCATGGCGTGATACGGTTGCAGACTGGATGGCTGAACCAAGGAAAGCTGTCAAATATAAAGCAATACATCCCTGATAAACCCTTTACAATCCGGCAGAAAACAATGATACTTCCAAACTTCCAGTTCTACCATACACCACAAATTCTTTTCGGGCCTGGACAGAGGTCAAAACTGGGCCCCATTGCCCGTGCATTCGGAAAAAACGCTCTGGTTATAAGCGGAGCACGATCTCTGAGTGAATCCGGAGAGAAAGAGAAACTCCGGGCTCAGCTTGAAAAATCCGGCATTATGATTACTGAATATCAGTTCTCAGGAGAACCCTCACCTGAGATAATCGATGATCTGGTTTCAGGAAATCTCAACAGAGAAATTGACGTGGTAATCGCTATCGGTGGTGGAAGCGTAATTGATGCAGGAAAAGCTGTTTCTGCAATGCTTACCATTGGAGAAAAAGTCATAGATTACCTGGAAGTCGTGGGTACCAAGACGCATCCCGGAACCAAGATCCCGTTTATTGCCATCCCTACGACATCCGGAACAGGAAGTGAGGCAAGCGCCAATGCGGTGCTGAGCCGTACAGGTCCTGATGGCTTCAAACGATCCCTGCGTCACCCCAATTTCGTTCCTGATCTGGCAATAGTTGATCCGGAACTCACTATCTCCTGCCCACCCCGGATTACCGCAGCATGTGGTCTGGATGCTCTGACTCAGCTTCTGGAATCCTATGTGTCTCCTGAGGCATCTCCATTTACAGATGCTCTGGCGGAAAGCGCTCTCCCTCTAATCAGGGATAATCTTCTTTCAGCCTCTTCAGGAGATGGAGAGAATATTAAAGTGAGATCCGCTCTGGCATATTCATCGATGGTTTCAGGTATCACCCTGGCAAATGCGGGCCTGGGAGTAATCCATGGACTCGCCTCCGCCATTGGTGGATTCTTCCCTGTTCCCCATGGGGTAATCTGCGGAGCCCTCCTTTACAGTGCTACAAAGAAAAACATCGAAAAGCTTCAATCCACCGATCCGGAATCAACTGCACTGAAAAAGTATGCCCGTGCAGGATTTTTCCTCTCAGGTGACACAAAGTCAGATGCAAAAAGTGGGCTTGATCTGCTGTGCAGAGAACTCAGTGCTCTCACCAGCAGGCTAGAGATACCATTACTTTCCGAATATGGAATCACTACCGCAGATCTGGGCAGAATAATCCGGGAAAGCGGCAATAAAAACAATCCCGTAACCCTTGAGGATAAAGAGATCTGTGAAATCCTGATGGAAAGAGTTGCCTCCTGAAATTCTACCGTACAATATGTATATTTTCTTGATTTGGCAATTCTTCAACACCCATAACGTACTTTGATTGATCTTTCAATCAATAACCTGGAGATATAAACGTCATGAGAATTCTTTTTTCTGTAATGCTGCTGTCCCTCTTTTCAGCGGCTGCCGCAAACGACCTCCAGATACCGGTCCACTATGACACCCTGGGAAACGGCCTGAGAATAATTGTCGTTCCGGATACAAATGTCGCAGTAGTCTCATGCAGACTCTACTACTTTGTAGGGTCCATGTATGAAGGTCCGGGAACCACCGGTCTGTCTCATATGTATGAACACATGATGTTCAAGGGTACAAAAAGACTCGGAACCAAAAATTATCAGAAAGAAATCCCTCTCATGCGTTCCATCGATTCTCTTGCTGAAAAGATGGAAAAAGAGAGATTGCTTGGCAGAGAGCAATCCGACTCCCTGATACAGCATTATCGCGCAAGCATTTTCAGTCTGCTTGAAAAGCAGAGAAATCATATAAAGAAGGATGAAATATGGGAACTGTACCAGAATAACGGCGGTACCAGTCTTAACGCATGGACGTCCGATGACATGACAGCCTATATAGTTACACTGCCGAAAAACAAAGTAGAGCTGTTTTACTGGATCGAAGCAGACAGAATGAGAAATCCGGTGCTGCGTGAATTCTACAGTGAACGGGACGTAGTTACCGAAGAGCGCAGAATGAGATACGATAACCGCCCTGTAAACCGCTACTGGGAAAGACTCAACTCCCTCTTCTACGTGGCTCATCCCTACCGGAATCCCACCATTGGATGGATGTCTGATATTCAGGCATATACACGTGAGAAAATGGAAAACCATGTGCGGCGTTTTTACACACCTGATAATGCTCTGCTGGTGCTGGTGGGAAATATCGACAGCAAAAAAGCTATGAGGGATATAAAGAGCTATTTCGGGACGATACCCAGAGCATCAGTCCCCAAACAGGAGGTTGTAACAAGAGAACCCGAACCTGTCGGTGTAACCAGATTTACCATGCATGAACAGGGAAAGCCGCGTATCGACATACTTTTCCACACCCCGGGATATCCCAATGATGATCTTTACAAGCTTGATATTGTTGAGGGGATCTTCTCAGGCCGCAGCGGCCGGCTTTACAGACGTCTGGTTGACAAAGAGGGCCTCTGTACCAATGCGGGCGCGCAGAATAATTTCAGGATTCAGGATGGAGAATTCCACGTGTGGGCGGAACTTAAAAATGATGCAGATCCTGAAAAGGTGGAACAGATTATTCTTGAGGAATTAAGGAAAATAGCGAATGAGAAGCCAAGCGGTAAAGAGATGATGAGAATTACAAATGGGATCAGAATGTCATTTGTCAGCGGGTTAAAGAGCCTTGAGGGTATCTCGGATCGTCTGGCATACTTTGAACGGCTCAGAAGCTGGAAAGATCTCCTCACCTACCCGGAAAAAATCGCCGTACTTAAACCCGATGAGATTCCCGCTGCTGCAAAAAAATGGCTCGATCCCGAAAAGATGACCATAGGACAGTTGCTGCCAGTAAAAGCCAAAAAACCAGTCAAGAATCAGCCAGTAAAGAAATAACGACAAAGAGAGGATTTCTGAGAATGAGATTCAGTGACAAAAATAACGCTTTCCTGTTTATAATACTCCTTCTGACTTTTTCTGTACATGCTCAGAAGAACTCCAGAATTCCATCTCATCCCTCAGGGCTAAAATATGATTCACTTGGCTGGAGCATCCCATCCGGTGAACCATATCGTCTGCAGATGGAAAATGGTATGATAGTTTATATCGCAGAAGACTCACTTTTACCCCTTGTTCAGATTTCAGGGTTTGTCAGGTACGGATCACTTAACGATCCAGCGGGTAAAGAGGGGCTTTCTTCCCTTCTGGCAACACTGATGCGTTCGGGAGGTACAAAAAAGTACCCTGCTGATACCCTGGTTGAACTGATCGATCTCATGGCAATGAAATTCAATCTCTCAGCAGGTGAAACACAGTTCACCTTCAGTGCCTCCTTCCTTTCTGAATACACAAAAGAAGCGCTGGATATTCTTGAGCAGATTCTCTTTCATCCAGCATTCGATGAAAAAAAACTGGAAAAAGAGAGAAAGATTTTTCTGGAAGCCATTTTACACCGCTTTGACAACCCTGCTCCAACACTGAATGCTGCGTACAAAAAAGTGATGTACCCCGGAGAAGAATCATCCAGAATGGCAACAGCGAAATCGATAAAAAGCATTACCAGAGATGATCTTGTAAAGCTGCATAAAAAGATAATCTTTCCAGCGAACATAATCTTCTCAGCTGCCGGCAGTTTGAAAAAAGACACTCTGATCAAGAATCTCGAATCTGCTTTTCCTCGATCAACAAAGAAGAACGAATCAGGTTTTCCAACCGTTGAAGTCAAACCATCTATTAAGTGTCTGCTTGTGAATAAAAAGATCTCTCAGGCCTATGTTCGTCTTGCACTTCCTCTGTTCAAACGCCCTCATCCTGATTACTATGCAGTATCCGTTATGAATATGATACTGGGTGGTGGTGGTTTCACTTCGAGGCTTGGAACAAAAATCCGCTCTGATGCAGGTTTGACTTACTCCATTTACTCACATGCAGAATCAAACTACAACTATCCCGGAACTTTCTTAATTGACTTCTACACTAAAAACTCCAGTTTTGCACAGGCTGTAGCTCTGACCATAGATGAGGTGAGAAAAATAGCGGAAAATGGAGTAACCGAAGAAGAAATAACAAATGCCAAATCATCACTTATCGGAGAACTCCCCTCCATGTTCCGGTCACCTTTTGATATCGTTTCCACTTATGCCTGGAACGAGTACTATGGACGCCAGCCGGATCATTACAAAGTATATGCGGAAAAAATCAGCAAATTGACGAGAGATGATATTTTAAGGGTCGCTAAACAATACCTGGTCCCTGAAAATCTCACATTCGTAGTGGTTGGTGATATCGATGCGCTTATGAAGGTAAAAGACGACCAATTCTCTCTTTCCGGGATGAAAAGCAAGACAATTCCTGCAGACTCCATTCCGGCTCTTCCCTGAAATAGAAAGGAACTCTCTTATGAGAATTGCGATAGTTTTACACACACAGTCCGGCCATACGATGCAATTCGCACGCACTATTGCCGCCAGGTTCAACGAAAATGGACACGATTGCGAAATTATGCTTCTGCGGACTACGGGTACTGTTAC
This is a stretch of genomic DNA from Fibrobacter sp.. It encodes these proteins:
- a CDS encoding YjbQ family protein, whose product is MTVKQIQIPLRTGQRSEWIDITEEIRRVVSSSGISNGICTVNSLHTTAAVTINENADPDVGIDFFSKLSQLIPRDSGFRHSEGNSDSHIKAALVGFSVQVAIKGNDLLLGTWQSIYFCEFDGPRSRSVWITLMGE
- a CDS encoding M23 family metallopeptidase, which translates into the protein MKKKGWHFVLITPKSLSRVRQTYLGINALLVFTILSLAGLFGLFRLVWFSTSYAIAKFGVNEARRENNRLLQNVKTLDRYILKESDRLDVLVSFEDKIRLQYGLNRISDDVRQAGVGGRPSREEMLIATMLDPVLMRAEAVKESIIVLLRKAELQDSTLSQTSNLVSLQRTRWSQLPSIWPTHGRITSSFGYRFHPISKHNLFHDGIDIANKIWTPVYATANGVVKFAGVKEYFGRVIIIEHPGSNSETVYAHLHQFVTSQGKMVRRGELIGYMGNSGRSTGPHLHYEVRMAGRNVNPFSYILPSDVIVD
- a CDS encoding PAS domain S-box protein; translation: MLSKGRNSAALKEEVERLRYENQYLSERLGRITEITAAIIYILDVNGHFVFINKAVDEILHYKPEELIGKHFSTIMSREEYDRVARAVVLPKFAGKKTGVEKAPKLFDERRTGERRTKNLEVRLVTKGRHGIKILVGDVTGIIAVEGAYDRKMIDGKNHSNAFLGSQGIIFDITKYKKAEKERMELQRRLFETQKMDAIGRLSGKVAHDLNNKLGSILGCAEIMRQDFISSKEEMAYIDTIISASKHAAELSNRLMEFSRKDDHTMIKLSLNQVVENVLELVKPTIEGSIIVTTDFSATDFIINGNPNHLQNAILNVVTNACDAMPFGTGDLKFATRNIILNKEEAKQAKVHPGKFIILSISDTGIGMDKETQDHLFQPFFTTKAVGKGLGLGLASVRDCIKSHGGYIEFESSSGKGSDFRLIIPVVS
- a CDS encoding PspC domain-containing protein, which codes for MKKLYRLKEGRKIAGICAGLADSYNWDVTIVRLAFVFATILTAVWPGVVTYLVGWYLIPEREHPESPESIKEGV
- a CDS encoding carbon-nitrogen hydrolase family protein, with the protein product MKQFKLAICQLTPGYDRSENIIRASSMIKEAALRGASLAVLPEMFYYPFEVHSLREAADEWEGTLDQLRDASSRAEIFLCTGSIACREGEYIYNRSFLIDPSGEEILSYSKCHLFDVDFRGLKVRESEVFTPGDRVEVANTSLGCIGILICYDIRFPEMARLSAMKGAEMLLVPAAFNNITGPAHWHITMRSRAVENQVFLAAISQGQNINSSYNAYGHSMVVSPWGDILVEGGSGEELLIADINPELLEVTRNRLPLWQHRRKDLYS
- a CDS encoding antibiotic biosynthesis monooxygenase; the encoded protein is MVVATVFVQVKPEHIKDFIEETMKNHQESIKEPGNMRFDVLQSSDDPASFLLYEAYDSEDSAAAHKKTAHYLAWRDTVADWMAEPRKAVKYKAIHP
- a CDS encoding iron-containing alcohol dehydrogenase, which encodes MILPNFQFYHTPQILFGPGQRSKLGPIARAFGKNALVISGARSLSESGEKEKLRAQLEKSGIMITEYQFSGEPSPEIIDDLVSGNLNREIDVVIAIGGGSVIDAGKAVSAMLTIGEKVIDYLEVVGTKTHPGTKIPFIAIPTTSGTGSEASANAVLSRTGPDGFKRSLRHPNFVPDLAIVDPELTISCPPRITAACGLDALTQLLESYVSPEASPFTDALAESALPLIRDNLLSASSGDGENIKVRSALAYSSMVSGITLANAGLGVIHGLASAIGGFFPVPHGVICGALLYSATKKNIEKLQSTDPESTALKKYARAGFFLSGDTKSDAKSGLDLLCRELSALTSRLEIPLLSEYGITTADLGRIIRESGNKNNPVTLEDKEICEILMERVAS
- a CDS encoding insulinase family protein; this translates as MRILFSVMLLSLFSAAAANDLQIPVHYDTLGNGLRIIVVPDTNVAVVSCRLYYFVGSMYEGPGTTGLSHMYEHMMFKGTKRLGTKNYQKEIPLMRSIDSLAEKMEKERLLGREQSDSLIQHYRASIFSLLEKQRNHIKKDEIWELYQNNGGTSLNAWTSDDMTAYIVTLPKNKVELFYWIEADRMRNPVLREFYSERDVVTEERRMRYDNRPVNRYWERLNSLFYVAHPYRNPTIGWMSDIQAYTREKMENHVRRFYTPDNALLVLVGNIDSKKAMRDIKSYFGTIPRASVPKQEVVTREPEPVGVTRFTMHEQGKPRIDILFHTPGYPNDDLYKLDIVEGIFSGRSGRLYRRLVDKEGLCTNAGAQNNFRIQDGEFHVWAELKNDADPEKVEQIILEELRKIANEKPSGKEMMRITNGIRMSFVSGLKSLEGISDRLAYFERLRSWKDLLTYPEKIAVLKPDEIPAAAKKWLDPEKMTIGQLLPVKAKKPVKNQPVKK
- a CDS encoding insulinase family protein — its product is MRFSDKNNAFLFIILLLTFSVHAQKNSRIPSHPSGLKYDSLGWSIPSGEPYRLQMENGMIVYIAEDSLLPLVQISGFVRYGSLNDPAGKEGLSSLLATLMRSGGTKKYPADTLVELIDLMAMKFNLSAGETQFTFSASFLSEYTKEALDILEQILFHPAFDEKKLEKERKIFLEAILHRFDNPAPTLNAAYKKVMYPGEESSRMATAKSIKSITRDDLVKLHKKIIFPANIIFSAAGSLKKDTLIKNLESAFPRSTKKNESGFPTVEVKPSIKCLLVNKKISQAYVRLALPLFKRPHPDYYAVSVMNMILGGGGFTSRLGTKIRSDAGLTYSIYSHAESNYNYPGTFLIDFYTKNSSFAQAVALTIDEVRKIAENGVTEEEITNAKSSLIGELPSMFRSPFDIVSTYAWNEYYGRQPDHYKVYAEKISKLTRDDILRVAKQYLVPENLTFVVVGDIDALMKVKDDQFSLSGMKSKTIPADSIPALP